A region from the Streptomyces sp. 3214.6 genome encodes:
- the istB gene encoding IS21-like element helper ATPase IstB yields MSVMDTALRESLKTLRLSGMLETLDARLAQAHGGELGHLDFLQVLCQDEIARREAVAFERRLRKAKFEQQATLEGFDFNASPKLPAAQIRDLAALRWLHAGESVILFGPVGVGKTHVAQALGHLAIRQGANVRFSKTSRILAELAGGHADRTWDRRMREIVRPDVLILDDFAMRQLTAPQADDLYELVSERQGRSVIITSNRAPSDWYPLFPNPVVAESLLDRLINASHQVIMNGPSYRPNKRPKSPTDKPPTT; encoded by the coding sequence ATGAGCGTGATGGACACCGCCCTGCGCGAGTCACTCAAAACTCTGCGGCTGTCGGGGATGCTGGAGACTCTCGACGCCCGCCTCGCCCAGGCCCATGGCGGCGAGCTCGGCCACCTCGACTTTCTCCAGGTCCTCTGCCAGGACGAGATCGCCCGCCGTGAGGCCGTCGCCTTCGAACGCCGCCTGCGCAAAGCGAAGTTCGAGCAGCAGGCCACCTTGGAGGGCTTCGACTTCAATGCCTCTCCGAAGCTGCCTGCGGCCCAGATCCGTGACCTGGCCGCCCTGCGCTGGCTCCACGCGGGCGAGTCCGTAATTCTGTTCGGGCCGGTCGGGGTCGGAAAGACACACGTCGCCCAGGCGCTGGGGCACCTCGCCATCCGCCAGGGCGCCAACGTCCGCTTCTCCAAGACCAGCCGGATCCTGGCCGAGCTCGCCGGTGGCCACGCGGACCGCACCTGGGACCGGCGCATGCGGGAGATCGTCCGCCCCGACGTGCTCATCCTGGACGACTTCGCCATGCGCCAGCTGACCGCTCCCCAGGCCGACGACCTCTACGAACTCGTCTCCGAGCGGCAGGGCCGGTCCGTGATCATCACCAGCAACCGGGCTCCCAGTGACTGGTATCCGCTCTTCCCCAACCCCGTCGTCGCCGAGTCCCTCCTCGACCGGCTCATCAACGCCAGTCACCAGGTCATCATGAACGGCCCCAGCTACCGGCCCAACAAGCGACCCAAGAGCCCGACCGACAAGCCGCCGACCACCTAG